The DNA region TAGTGTTGCTATATATGATTAATCCTAAAACAGCGATGTTTGGGGCGATTTCTATTTTTTTATATACCTGTGTTTATACTCCGCTTAAAACAATAACCTCTTTATCGGTATTTGTGGGGGCTTTTCCAGGTGCTATACCCTTTATGTTAGGTTGGGTAGCAGCTACGGGTGATTTTGGTATTGAGGCAGGAACCTTGTTTTTAATTCAGTTTTTCTGGCAATTCCCTCATTTCTGGGCTATTGGTTGGTTTTTGTATGACGACTATGCTAAGGCTGGTTTTTATATGTTGCCTACAGGGAAAAAAGATAACGGAACGGCTTTGCAGGTTATTTTGTATACAGTTTGGTTAATTATAGCTTCATTATTACCTTGTTTAGGCTATACGGGAAAATTATTTATCTCGGAAATTGCTGCCGTTGTTGTTTTTTTATTGGGACTTTGGATGTTGTATTATGCAGTACGGCTATATAAAATTAAAACAGCCAAAGCAGCTCGTACATTAATGTTAGTAAGTGTGTCTTATATTTCATTATTACAATTAGTATATATAATTGATAAATTTTTAAGATAATTATGGGTGTTACTTTTACAGCAGAAGAGCAAAAAATAAGAAGTGCAAGGTCGTCTAAGATGATTTTGTTGTTTGCTATGGTGAGTATGTTTATGATGTTTGCCGGTTTAACTAGTGCTTTTATTGTGAGTAAGTCAAGAGTAGACTGGTTGAAAGATTTTCAGTTGCCAACCGCTTTTTATGTCAGTACAGTTTTAATTGTGGCTTGTAGTGTTACTTTTCATTTGGCTAAAAAAGCAATTCAAAAAGACAATCGTAGTCTAACAATGATGATGTTATTAGCGACGTTGTTATTAGGAGTGTCATTTGTTGTTTCACAATTTGAAGGTTTTGGGCAGATAATAGCTAGTGGATATTATATGACAGGACAAGGGAGTTCAATTACGGTGACTTTCTTATACATTATAGCTTTTATGCACTTATTGCACTTGGCTGGAGGCTTAATTTCGCTTTTAATTATAATTTATAATCATTTTAAACAAAAATACAATTCGACTCAAACTCTTGGTATAGAACTAGGTGCAATGTATTGGCACTTTCTGGATTTACTATGGGTTTTATTATTTTTATTTATATATTTCTTTAAATAAGAAAAAAACGTAAATTTGGGAACTTTTTAACGAATAACTTTTATGGAAGCGACAGTTACTACTGCAAATAACGAAGAAACAACTTGGGGAGGCGGCAATGAGCCAATGGGAGCAAGTTATGGTAAAATGATGATGTGGTTCTTTATCATGTCTGATGCCTTGACTTTTTCTGGATTCTTAGCAGCTTACGGTTTTTCAAGATTTAAATTTATTGAAACTTGGCCATTGGCCGATGAAGTGTTTACTCACTTCCCATTTATGCACGGAGTAACTGCTCCTATGTATTATGTGGCATTTATGACTTTTATTTTGATTTTTTCATCTGTAACAATGGTATTAGCTGTTGACGCAGGTCACCAAATGAAGAAAAATAAAGTGATAATCTACATGTTTTTAACTATTATTGGTGGTTTGATTTTCGTTGGTTCTCAAGCCTGGGAGTGGAAAAACTTCATTAAAGGAGAGTACGGAGCTATTGAAACTAAAGGTGGAAGTATTTTACAATTTGTTAATAAAGAAGGAAAACAAATTGCTCTTGCTGATTTTGCTGTAAAATTACC from Flavobacterium nitratireducens includes:
- the cyoE gene encoding heme o synthase, which codes for MSATTNTFSLKAIFTDFKEITKAGLAISVLFSSIAGYFLGFNDSQPFQWSVLLMLCVGGYCMVGASNAFNQVIEKDLDILMDRTKNRPVPSGRMSSTMAVFVASLLTIIGLVLLYMINPKTAMFGAISIFLYTCVYTPLKTITSLSVFVGAFPGAIPFMLGWVAATGDFGIEAGTLFLIQFFWQFPHFWAIGWFLYDDYAKAGFYMLPTGKKDNGTALQVILYTVWLIIASLLPCLGYTGKLFISEIAAVVVFLLGLWMLYYAVRLYKIKTAKAARTLMLVSVSYISLLQLVYIIDKFLR
- a CDS encoding cytochrome c oxidase subunit 3, encoding MEATVTTANNEETTWGGGNEPMGASYGKMMMWFFIMSDALTFSGFLAAYGFSRFKFIETWPLADEVFTHFPFMHGVTAPMYYVAFMTFILIFSSVTMVLAVDAGHQMKKNKVIIYMFLTIIGGLIFVGSQAWEWKNFIKGEYGAIETKGGSILQFVNKEGKQIALADFAVKLPEEREQLSRSKATWFMEEATLPTYSVAEVQAGFKAHPDVLIRTEVIKDKQKTILSRAESEARLKDAAYVVEGANLVRNEYGSKLFADFFFFITGFHGFHVFSGVIINIIIFFNVLLGTYEKRKSYEMVEKVGLYWHFVDLVWVFVFTVFYLV
- a CDS encoding cytochrome c oxidase subunit 3; protein product: MGVTFTAEEQKIRSARSSKMILLFAMVSMFMMFAGLTSAFIVSKSRVDWLKDFQLPTAFYVSTVLIVACSVTFHLAKKAIQKDNRSLTMMMLLATLLLGVSFVVSQFEGFGQIIASGYYMTGQGSSITVTFLYIIAFMHLLHLAGGLISLLIIIYNHFKQKYNSTQTLGIELGAMYWHFLDLLWVLLFLFIYFFK